A segment of the uncultured Desulfobulbus sp. genome:
AATCCCCCAAGTTGACGCAGTGAAGACGCACCCGACCTGCATTGCATTGAATTTATGAACATTTCCCCTAAGCTTCCGTGAGCAATCGAGCATATACACGGCTGAATACGGTGAAGGCCGGGCAATGTCGACTAAAACGAAGGATGTTGTAAGCAAATGCCCCGAACGTCATTACCAGGGCGTTGGTGGCAAACTTGCCGCTCGGGAGCCGCTCAAAATCCAAGTCGGTTTTGAACTCGCTATGGAACTGTTCCGAGGTCGCATGCTGGCGATAGAGTTCAATCACATCTTCTGCGGCTATCGCAAGGTCGGTCCACCACCCTTCAAGGGTAATATCGGGAGTGAGGAGAAACTGCCCTGTTTTGTCGATAGTTCGTTCGGTTACACGAACGATGCGCTTTAAAGTATAAGTGGTGCCTTTGACTACTTTCTGCTCCTCCACGATAATGGTGCAAACACGTTTCCCTTTCCTGGGCGTCTTCACTTCTCCTTGGGCAAATACCGTGTCGCGCCAGACGATGGGGTCGTTCTGCTTGGGGTTCCACTTGACGATGTAATTTGAGCATGATTCTTGAGCAACGATTAATTGTCGGGATAAGACAAGTCCCGGACTCATCGAGACGCTGCCGCAACCGCTCGACCGAAGGGATAATGCCGGTTAATGCAGGCGCCGACCACAGCTAGCCCTGAGTGGCTAGTGTAAAATTCTTCACTGCTTTGCAGTGAGGATAAATCGCTTCATGTTTTCACCTGTCGAGCGAGTTTTTTAGACAGGTGTATATTACACTTTTTTTAATGAAAAATCAAAAAGTTAAATGTTTTGTTATTGCAGTTTTATTGATAAGCTATCACGGATTGAGGGTTAAATAATGCCATAAGTACCGGATGCACCCTCCAATTTCTCCCGTCTTTTTCAGCGTTTTCGTCGTACGAAGCTTCACCCAACCTCACTGAACATATTTTTCTCACATCTTTTCCGATAATTACTGGAGCAGACGGAGCCTAACAAGTAATCTCCTGCTATCTTTTTTCTTGTCAAACAACGAAGGAGACTGGACAATCCAAGCAATAGAATTGCTGTACATGTTTTACTTGCAGGATTGTACACCCCTTTAAACCATTATTTTCCATAACAGAGTACCCAAGGGAGGGAACCGAACATCATGCAGTGGTTCTTCATGACCATGGTGGCTGCCGGAGCTGTCATTCTGACCATCTCCGTCCATACCAGTCGCGGCTTAACCCAATTGGTCCCCGAAACACTCAAACCAAAGTGGCGCATTCTGACCCTGCTCATTGCCTGCTTTATTCTCGGGTACTGTGGCTATCTGATTATTCAGCTCGCGGAAATCACTTTCCCCATGCAACTACTGATCAGTGTCATTTTTTTTGGGGGTTCTCTTTTTGTCTACGGGATAGTTTCACTCACCGGCCACACTCTGCATAGTCTCAAAGAACTCAACCATAACCTGGAACGAGAGGTTCAAAAACAAACTCAAAAACTGCACCTGAGTAATCGCCACCTAAGCCAATCCGAAGAAAAATTGCGGGAGCAAAATATATTTCTCAACTCGGTTATCAATGCGCTCCCCCACCCCTTTCTCGTCCTTGACCCTCAAGATCACTCCATCCTCCTTGCTAATACAGCTGCAGGATACTCCGCCCAAAGCGGTACAACCACCTGTCACCAGCTTTCCCATGGGGACAATACTCCTTGCACAGGCAAAGACCACCCCTGCCCCTTGCGTGAGATTATCAAGAACCAAAAGCAGATCGTGGTTGAACATGTGCACCATACA
Coding sequences within it:
- a CDS encoding transposase is translated as MSPGLVLSRQLIVAQESCSNYIVKWNPKQNDPIVWRDTVFAQGEVKTPRKGKRVCTIIVEEQKVVKGTTYTLKRIVRVTERTIDKTGQFLLTPDITLEGWWTDLAIAAEDVIELYRQHATSEQFHSEFKTDLDFERLPSGKFATNALVMTFGAFAYNILRFSRHCPAFTVFSRVYARLLTEA